From Rutidosis leptorrhynchoides isolate AG116_Rl617_1_P2 chromosome 3, CSIRO_AGI_Rlap_v1, whole genome shotgun sequence, a single genomic window includes:
- the LOC139897295 gene encoding uncharacterized protein translates to MSQTQQLPMIFSIPPHKLLNIHTKPPSNSLKMRFSRIRADISNEEHRYPPNAMKRKINSSWMGGFSLGIDLGLSRTGIAISKGFSIRPLKVLELRGQKLEMSLLDIAQQQEVDEFIIGLPISSDGKETPQSNKVRSVAGRIAIRAAERGWRVYLQDEHGTSTDAMNRMINLGLSKTARKQSLDSYAAMMVLERYFAESGQGTEMVLPKQLELQEKIRNGPSSDELDDL, encoded by the exons ATGTCCCAAACGCAGCAATTGCCAATGATATTTTCAATTCCACCCCATAAACTTTTAAACATACACACTAAACCCCCCTCAAATTCTCTAAAAATGCGTTTTTCAAGAATCAGAGCTGATATATCAAATGAAGAACACCGTTATCCCCCAAACGCGATGAAAAGAAAGATTAATTCAAGTTGGATGGGTGGGTTCAGTTTAGGAATTGATTTGGGTTTATCTCGTACTGGTATTGCTATTAGCAAAGGCTTTTCAATTCGCCCCCTCAAG GTTTTGGAATTAAGGGGTCAAAAACTTGAGATGAGTCTCCTTGATATTGCTCAACAACAG GAGGTAGATGAGTTTATTATTGGGCTCCCCATTTCATCAGATGGAAAAGAGACGCCACAATCAAATAAAGTTCGCAGTGTTGCTGGTAGGATCGCTATTCGAGCCGCAGAAAG GGGTTGGAGAGTATACTTGCAGGATGAACATGGAACATCTACAGATGCGATGAACCGTATGATCAACCT GGGCCTCAGCAAGACAGCTCGCAAACAGAGCCTTGATTCTTATGCAGCCATG ATGGTGTTGGAGAGGTATTTCGCCGAATCAGGACAAGGAACTGAAATGGTTTTGCCGAAGCAATTGGAGCTTCAAGAAAAGATTCGGAATGGCCCATCATCTGACGAGCTGGACGACCTTTAA